A genome region from Erythrolamprus reginae isolate rEryReg1 chromosome 4, rEryReg1.hap1, whole genome shotgun sequence includes the following:
- the NRIP1 gene encoding nuclear receptor-interacting protein 1 produces MTHGEDLVSEMHQDSIVLTYLEGLLMHQTAEGSGSVVDKKPTSNAEDQNFSIFGNASPSCQRDGVPNAHTYRSSGMLHHKKARLLQSSEDWNAENKGRLSDSLVDINEKKEVVLAGMVENVPKSKQDSTLLASLLQSFSSRLQSVALSQQIRQSLKEQGYSFSNDSSQVEKDLRCYGVASSHLKTLLKKNKLKDEKLETTLPELTTNLVQDRFKESTHSGQSGSKAMNESVSCAARLQAVASMVEKRSSPAASPKPSVACSQLALLLSSEAHLQQYSREHALKAQNANQIASERLSAMARLKETVPPKDVGHFKLSKGMESHLNGQARCSNKTITNKSNITNFQNHMGINHSSPKIINYKTSEKSHMKPPTNSSLLLHLLKNHSTTKQTKRYEQNDRSSIFEESSTPTTVDEYSDNNPSFTEDDSSDDESSHSNCLPIDLSFKQKTNTQNSGQTPSLDNFTQSLLHSWESKVPCLENIEEKDPSKNTKLNPHQKVTLLQLLLGHKEEEISPKVKETEETLVPANVAKFNFSMSNRTPITESSNTNRVMPVQTPPLQTSTKADSPINLSHNSPLMIKCNSPPYTCIIQPERLTNPASKHLIDLTIHKELHGSKQNKKETLQTPSSFSASKLLQNLAQCGMQSSMSVDNQRQASKQVMTLNTEKTVGLIDGLNTSLLHNASSTLEKNRMLTNQFLPGEQKLPSSEIQNLLERRTVLQLLLGTSNKNMNETKEKIFFKEESLQDPAEKKLNEQILTVKIKAEPSEEESSTLPNSNAQQIIENVNKKFPEMTHSLERNIAISPASEEFQSQSLISQDFSFSKNGLLSRLLRQSQDGCSADILDRRNHEQNFVESKSHSMLPKKRKLHSDSLEGPLKILKSNKCRISDVTNNHKSTADSLYGSCLNQKESKFIKTDFEIKYSSGYGSNNESENRSWSRESKGFNVLKQLLLSENCEKDMSQHRNNLLGTDGKKKGSKHNITNNDKAEFNVSPAHTLIGNSGQPSNCLDYQTFQYSVAMKSPASSPFTEHLGGTVSSKPECDQFSICHVPNERGPLKWVITDSDKNDLERDSPRLTQTNPILYYMLQKGGNPINIQETHSKDAWRDKSFIENSSITMKKELSPVTECKTFSNRRNAYSSHSNNRVPIQRNGEVYGLLEKVLTIKKEPE; encoded by the coding sequence ATGACTCATGGAGAAGATCTTGTCTCTGAGATGCACCAGGATTCCATTGTTCTAACTTACTTAGAGGGATTACTAATGCATCAGACAGCCGAAGGTTCGGGTTCTGTGGTTGACAAAAAGCCTACTAGTAATGCTGAAGATCAAAATTTCAGCATTTTTGGAAATGCATCTCCCAGCTGTCAGAGAGATGGTGTTCCTAACGCACATACATATAGAAGCTCTGGCATGTTGCATCATAAAAAGGCAAGATTGCTGCAGTCTTCTGAAGACTGGAATGCTGAAAACAAAGGTCGATTGTCTGATTCTCTTGTGGATATAAATGAGAAAAAAGAAGTGGTGTTGGCTGGCATGGTTGAAAATGTGCCTAAAAGCAAGCAAGATAGCACATTGCTGGCTTCCTTACTACAGTCATTTAGCTCTAGGTTGCAGAGTGTTGCTTTGTCACAACAAATTAGGCAGAGCCTTAAAGAGCAAGGATATTCGTTCAGCAATGATTCCTCGCAGGTAGAGAAAGACTTGAGGTGCTATGGTGTTGCATCCAGTCACTTGAAGACTTTGCTGAAGAAAAACAAATTGAAAGATGAAAAACTGGAGACCACTTTGCCAGAGCTAACAACAAACTTAGTTCAAGATCGGTTTAAAGAATCTACACATTCAGGACAGAGTGGTTCAAAAGCAATGAATGAATCAGTTTCTTGTGCTGCAAGATTACAAGCTGTTGCAAGCATGGTAGAAAAAAGATCTAGTCCTGCTGCATCGCCTAAGCCAAGTGTTGCCTGCAGCCAACTTGCTTTGCTTCTTTCAAGTGAAGCACATTTGCAGCAGTATTCCAGGGAACATGCTCTAAAAGCACAAAATGCCAATCAAATCGCAAGTGAGAGACTTTCTGCTATGGCAAGATTAAAAGAAACTGTTCCTCCAAAAGATGTTGGTCATTTTAAACTATCGAAAGGAATGGAAAGCCATTTGAATGGTCAGGCACGATGTTCAAACAAAACAATAACCAATAAAAGCAATATCACAAATTTTCAAAATCATATGGGCATAAATCATTCATCTCCGAAAATTATAAACTACAAAACATCAGAAAAAAGTCATATGAAACCACCTACTAACAGTAGTTTACTTTTGCACCTCCTGAAAAATCATAGCACTACTAAGCAGACCAAACGATATGAACAAAACGACAGGTCCAGTATTTTTGAGGAAAGCAGTACACCAACTACTGTTGATGAATACTCTGACAACAACCCAAGTTTTACAGAAGATGATAGTAGTGATGATGAGAGTTCCCATTCAAATTGTCTTCCTATAGATTTGTCtttcaaacaaaaaacaaatactcAAAATTCAGGGCAGACACCTTCTCTAGACAATTTTACTCAATCCTTGCTTCATAGTTGGGAATCAAAAGTTCCATGTCTGGAAAACATAGAAGAAAAGGATCCTTCTAAAAATACAAAATTGAATCCACATCAAAAAGTAACTTTACTGCAATTGCTACTTGGTCATAAGGAAGAAGAAATCTCACCCAAAGTTAAAGAAACTGAAGAAACATTAGTTCCAGCTAATGTGGCGAAATTTAATTTTTCAATGAGTAACAGAACTCCTATTACTGAGTCCTCTAATACTAATCGAGTAATGCCAGTACAAACTCCTCCTTTGCAAACTTCTACAAAAGCAGATTCACCTATCAACCTTTCACACAATTCTCCTTTAATGATAAAATGTAATTCACCACCATATACTTGCATTATACAGCCTGAGAGACTAACTAATCCAGCTTCTAAACACTTGATAGATCTTACTATTCACAAAGAACTTCATGGAAGTaaacagaataaaaaagaaactttACAAACAccttcatctttcagtgcaagtaaATTATTGCAGAACTTAGCTCAATGTGGGATGCAGTCTTCCATGTCAGTTGATAACCAaagacaagcaagcaaacaagtgaTGACTCTTAACACTGAGAAAACAGTAGGATTGATAGATGGACTAAATACTTCCTTGCTTCATAACGCATCAAGTACACTTGAAAAAAACAGAATGCTCACTAATCAGTTTCTCCCAGGAGAACAAAAACTTCCCAGTTCAGAAATCCAAAACCTGTTAGAACGACGCACTGTCCTCCAGTTACTTCTGGGAACTTCCAACAAAAATATGAATGAAACAAAGGAAAAGATATTTTTCAAAGAAGAGAGTTTACAAGATCcagcagaaaaaaaattaaatgaacaaatattaactgtaaaaataaaagCTGAGCCTTCTGAGGAAGAATCTAGTACCCTTCCAAATTCAAATGCTCAACAAATAATTGAAAATGTTAATAAGAAATTTCCAGAAATGACTCATTCTTTAGAAAGAAATATAGCTATTTCTCCAGCGTCAGAAGAATTTCAGTCTCAGTCTCTTATATCTcaagacttttccttttcaaaGAATGGACTTCTAAGTCGATTGCTGAGACAGAGTCAGGATGGCTGCTCTGCAGATATCCTGGACAGGAGAAATCATGAACAGAATTTTGTAGAATCAAAAAGTCACAGTATGCTCCCCAAAAAGAGAAAATTGCATTCTGATTCTTTAGAAGGCcctttaaaaatactaaaaagtaATAAATGTAGAATATCTGATGTCACAAACAATCACAAGTCTACTGCAGATTCTTTGTATGGCAGCTGTCTTAACCAAAAAGAATCTAAGTTTATCAAAActgattttgaaataaaatattcttcAGGTTATGGGTCAAATAATGAAAGTGAAAACAGAAGTTGGTCTAGAGAAAGTAAAGGATTTAATGTGCTAAAACAACTGCTTCTATCAGAAAATTGTGAAAAAGATATGTCTCAGCATAGAAATAATTTATTAGGAACAGATGGCAAAAAGAAAGGAagcaaacataacataacaaataATGACAAGGCTGAATTCAATGTTTCTCCTGCGCATACTCTCATAGGGAACTCCGGGCAACCAAGCAATTGCTTGGACTACCAGACATTTCAATATTCAGTTGCTATGAAGAGTCCTGCCAGTTCTCCCTTTACTGAACATTTGGGAGGTACGGTATCATCAAAGCCAGAATGTGATCAGTTTAGTATTTGTCATGTACCTAATGAAAGGGGACCTCTAAAATGGGTCATCACTGATTCTGACAAAAATGATCTTGAGAGAGACTCTCCAAGACTGACCCAAACTAATCCAATATTGTATTATATGTTACAAAAGGGGGGAAACCCTATTAATATTCAGGAAACCCATAGCAAAGATGCTTGGAGAGATAAATCATTTATAGAAAATTCATCTATCACAATGAAGAAAGAGTTGTCTCCTGTCACAGAATGTAAAACATTTTCCAATAGAAGAAATGCATACAGCAGCCATTCAAATAATAGGGTGCCCATTCAACGCAACGGAGAAGTATATGGACTCTTAGAAAAAGtattaacaataaaaaaagaacctGAGTAG